A region from the Acyrthosiphon pisum isolate AL4f chromosome A1, pea_aphid_22Mar2018_4r6ur, whole genome shotgun sequence genome encodes:
- the LOC107882852 gene encoding uncharacterized protein LOC107882852 has translation MDWKTGIICPIFKKGGIGIVSNHRGISLLDTAYKILSMALLRRLEIYAEDTLTEYQTGFRRRKSTMDHIFTIRQVMEKFYEYNKDLHILFVDFKQTYDSIDRDQLWITPTNFGIPRKLVRLVEICNQQTYCKCVLWGRPLKYLNAEPA, from the coding sequence ATGGATTGGAAAACCGGGATAATTTGTCCAATATTCAAAAAAGGAGGCATTGGTATAGTATCAAACCACCGTGGAATTTCCTTGTTAGATACAGCTTACAAAATCTTATCGATGGCATTGCTAAGAAGATTAGAAATATATGCGGAAGACACCTTAACAGAGTACCAAACTGGTTTCAGAAGAAGGAAATCTACAATGGATCACATATTCACAATAAGACAAGTAATGGAAAAATTCTACGAATATAATAAAGACCTTCATATTCTTTTTGTAGACTTCAAACAAACATATGACAGTATTGACCGTGATCAACTCTGGATAACACCAACGAATTTTGGTATACCAAGGAAATTGGTAAGACTAGTTGAGATTTGTAACCAACAGACATACTGCAAGTGTGTTTTATGGGGGAGACCACTGAAGTATTTGAATGCAGAACCGGCTTGA